From Lagopus muta isolate bLagMut1 chromosome 15, bLagMut1 primary, whole genome shotgun sequence, the proteins below share one genomic window:
- the USP7 gene encoding ubiquitin carboxyl-terminal hydrolase 7 isoform X3, translating into MAWSEVTDPEKGFIEEDKVTFEVYVQADAPHGVAWDSKKHTGYVGLKNQGATCYMNSLLQTLFFTNQLRKAVYMMPTEGDDSSKSVPLALQRVFYELQHSDKPVGTKKLTKSFGWETLDSFMQHDVQELCRVLLDNVENKMKGTCVEGTIPKLFRGKMVSYIQCKHVDYRSERIEDYYDIQLSIKGKKNIFESFIDYVAVEQLDGDNKYDAGEHGLQEAEKGVKFLTLPPVLHLQLMRFMYDPQTDQNIKINDRFEFPEQLPLDEFLQKTDPKDPANYILHAVLVHSGDNHGGHYVVYLNPKGDGKWCKFDDDVVSRCTKEEAIEHNYGGHDDDLSVRHCTNAYMLVYIRESKLSEVLQPVTDHDIPQQLVERLQEEKRIEAQKRKERQEAHLYMQVQIVAEDQFCGHQGNDMYDEEKVKYTVFKVLKNSTLTEFVQNLSQTMGFPQDQIRLWPMQARSNGTKRPAMLDNEADGNKTMIELSDNENPWTIFLETVDPEMAATGATLPKFDKDHDVMLFLKMYDPKTRSLNYCGHIYTPISCKIRDLLPVMCERAGFPQETNLILYEEVKPNLTERIQDYDVSLDKALDELMDGDIIVFQKDDPENDNSELPTAKEYFRDLYHRVDVIFCDKTIPNDPGFVVTLSNRMNYFQVAKTVAQRLNTDPMLLQFFKSQGYRDGPGNPLRHNYEGTLRDLLQFFKPRQPKKLYYQQLKMKITDFENRRSFKCIWLNSQFREEEITVYPDKHGCVRDLLEECKKVVELSEKGSGKLRLLEIVSYKIIGVHQEDELLECLSPATSRTFRIEEIPLDQVDIDKENEMLITVAHFHKEVFGTFGIPFLLRIHQGEHFREVMKRIQTMLDIQEKEFEKFKFAIVMMGRHQYLNEDEYEVNLKDFEPQPGNMSHPRPWLGLDHFNKAPKRSRYTYLEKAIKIHN; encoded by the exons ACGAAAG GCTGTGTACATGATGCCCACTGAAGGAGATGATTCATCCAAAAGTGTTCCTTTAGCATTGCAAAGAGTGTTTTATGAGCTGCAACATAGTGACAAACCAGTTGGAActaaaaaattaacaaaatctTTTGG GTGGGAAACTTTAGACAGCTTCATGCAACACGATGTCCAGGAGTTATGTCGAGTG ctgcttgataatgtggaaaataaaatgaaaggcacATGTGTAGAAGGCACTATTCCTAAGTTGTTCAGAGGAAAGATGGTG tCTTATATCCAATGCAAACATGTAGACTATCGATCTGAACGAATAGAAGATTATTATGATATCCAGCTAAGtataaagggaaagaaaaata TTTTTGAATCCTTCATTGACTATGTTGCAGTGGAGCAGTTGGATGGTGATAACAAGTATGATGCAGGAGAGCATGGCTTGCAG GAGGCAGAGAAAGGTGTGAAGTTCCTAACCTTGCCACCAGTGCTACATCTACAGCTCATGAGATTTATGTATGATCCACAGACTGATCAAAACATCAAGATAAATGATAG GTTTGAGTTTCCTGAACAGTTGCCACTAGATGAATTTTTGCAAAAAACAGATCCTAAAGATCCTGCAAATTACATTCTTCACGCAGTTCTAGTACACAGTGGAGATAACCATGGTGGACATTATGTTGTTTACTTAAATCCAAAGGGTGATGGAAAA TGGTGTAAATTTGATGACGACGTTGTATCAAGATGTACAAAGGAAGAAGCAATTGAACACAACTATGGAGGCCACGACGACGACTTGTCTGTACGGCACTGCACGAACGCGTACATGTTGGTTTACATCAGGGAATCAAAATTAA GTGAAGTCTTGCAGCCTGTCACAGACCACGATATTCCTCAACAACTTGTGGAAAGGctacaagaagagaaaagaatagaggctcagaagaggaaggagaggcagGAAGCTCACCTCTACATGCAAGTGCAG ATAGTAGCAGAGGATCAGTTCTGTGGCCACCAAGGTAACGACATGTAtgatgaagaaaaagtgaaatacacCGTGTTCAAAGTATTAAAAAACTCCACGCTGACAGAATTTGTTCAGAACCTCTCTCAAACAATG GGATTTCCCCAGGATCAGATCAGATTATGGCCAATGCAAGCTAGAAGTAATGGAACAAAAAGACCTGCAATGTTAGATAATGAAGCAGATGGCAATAAAACA ATGATTGAGCTCAGTGACAATGAAAATCCATGGACAATATTTTTGGAAACAGTAGATCCAGAGATGGCTGCTACTGGAGCAACATTACCCAAGTTTGACAAAGATC ATGATGTAATGTTGTTTCTGAAGATGTATGATCCGAAAACTCGGAGTTTGAATTATTGTGGACATATCTACACACCTATATCCTGTAAAATAC GTGACTTGCTTCCAGTTATGTGTGAGAGAGCAGGATTTCCACAAGAAACTAACCTTATCCTCTATGAG GAAGTTAAACCCAATTTAACAGAAAGGATTCAGGACTATGATGTGTCTCTTGATAAAGCTCTTGATGAACTCATGGATGGTGACATCATAGTGTTTCAGAA GGATGACCCAGAAAACGATAACAGTGAGCTGCCAACAGCTAAGGAATACTTCAGAGACCTCTATCATCGTGTGGATGTCATTTTCTGTGATAAAACCATCCCCAACGACCCAGGTTTTGTTGTTACTTTATCCAATAGGATGAATTACTTTCAG GTTGCAAAGACAGTTGCACAAAGACTTAATACAGATCCAATGCTATTACAGTTCTTCAAGTCTCAAGG ttATAGGGACGGCCCTGGTAATCCCCTTAGGCACAATTATGAAGGTACTTTAAGAGAtcttctgcagttcttcaaGCCTAGGCAACCTAAAAAGCTTTACTATCAACAG ctcaaaatgaaaataactgattttGAGAACAGAAGAAGTTTTAAGTGCATATGGCTAAATAGCCAATTTAGGGAAGAG GAAATAACAGTATATCCAGATAAGCATGGGTGTGTGCGGGACCTCTTAGAAGAATGTAAAAAAGTTGTAGAGCTCTCTGAAAAAGGTTCAGGGAAATTAAG gcTGCTAGAAATTGTAAGTTACAAAATAATTGGTGTCCATCAGGAAGATGAGCTGTTAGAGTGTTTGTCGCCCGCAACAAGTCGGACGTTTCGAATAGAG GAAATTCCTCTGGACCAGGTAGATATagataaagaaaatgagatgctAATCACAGTGGCACATTTCCACAAAGAGGTTTTTGGGACATTTGGAATTCCATTCTTGCTGAGGATACACCAG GGCGAACACTTCAGAGAGGTCATGAAGCGGATTCAGACAATGCTGGACATACaggaaaaagaatttgaaaag TTTAAATTTGCAATTGTAATGATGGGCCGACACCAGTATCTCAATGAAGATGAGTATGAAGTGAACTTGAAAGATTTTGAGCCCCAACCTG gCAACATGTCTCATCCAAGGCCGTGGCTAGGGCTTGACCATTTCAATAAAGCCCCAAAGAGAAGTCGCTACACTTACCTtgaaaaagctattaaaatcCATAACTGA